The nucleotide window CCAGCTAAATTGCTGCTGAATTTGCCatttacaaacaaaaaatcctctttatttattttattatttatttatttatttattgaggaAATTGATGATGATGTCTTATAAGTCATATTATTATCATAGTATCCCTTCCTTTATAGTGTCCCTTCCTGTTTGGGAGGGAAGAACTAAAAGAAATCCCACAGAGTGATTTATCtgacaaatcttttttttttttgtaaataaaaaaatcacattCACCTTAAATTAAAAATCTGGAATTAAACTTTATTACAACAACAAAAGTGTTGTAAAGTTAAAGGAGAAGTAaacccaaaaattattttttgatccAGCTAAGTATGACTTAGTTCCCTGAGTGTTGTGTTTTTGTTGTAAACAGCTGTCGTTTCCCTTCAAAAAATTGTCATTTCTGCAGAATGCTTTTTGTACCGTTAATCTGGGACCAAACAACTACAATGACATGAAAGTGTTCGAAAACAAGAATTTAAAGCTCGAAATAAGTATCATACccagttttaaattttcaaacataGCTGGCATACATATTTTTATTGCAGTGACAGTGACAAGATAACAAGGTAATGTTACAAAGCAATGCAACCAAACTGAATGAGACTGGAATAGTTCAAGGAAAATTTAAGCCAAGTCAAttccaaaaaatttattttttagcattttgtGTACATGGGGAAACAAAAGTAGGGAAGATGATTCGGTTATATTAAAATGTTGATTAAACTCAAAGAAAAACATTGCATTTTCAGTGATTTTTGCTTCTACGCATTTTATAGTGAGATATTTATAGTGTTTCCACTTTACATAACACCTTCCTGAGAGTTTTAGGTTTGTGCTTTAGGCCTGTGCTTGTTTTGTTGTTAACATATATTCCTTATTTTAATAAAAGGTAAATTTTTAaccattattcttttattgtctTTAagaattttgaatatttttgtgatttaaaaatatgtagaACTTATTTTTGAAATACTGGATATATACCGTGGAAAtgcttttttgttaaaaaattcagTATTCTTAATACCAaggaaaatgaatttttttttgtaatcacAGTAAATTAGTAGGAAGGTAATATATAAAGTGAAATTCTTTCAATATTAATTTAACAATGGGGGGTCAAAAATCACAATACATAAGGTCCTTGTAACCTCTACCTCAAGTAACTATTATGATCTCTTTGCATATATATGCTTTGCATTTACAATGAGTGAGGAATTGCATGATGGATCATAATATGAGAGGTGCGCAAAGATGCACTTTTCCTGGACTTGAATTTTGATTATTTCGGAAGGTTTAAACTAAATATGGTTTCCAAGAAATTTGAGTATTTTCACATTACATACTTTTTTTTGGGAAGAATTTTTTGTGGACCATATTTTTGCAGTTATATAATGTTCTTTGTTGCAAGctgtgaaatttatttttttgatttgaagCTTGAGTTTTTTATGGAAAATACAATATTTTGCGAAGAAATGCTAAAACAAGAACGTATGGCATATCACAACTATGGAAATTAAATGTTTACTTAtcgtttcacatttttttatttataaaaagagtTCAAAATTACAAATACCAAATCCAAGGGAAGAAACaaagcaattttaatttttaccgaACAATTAtgccaaatattttaagaacgatGATATTTTAGGACTTGTTGGACTAATCGTTTTAGTTTCTAAGATAGCAACATAAAATAGCAATTAAATAACTAATAAATCTCCATatgtttttgacttttttttcaaatttaaaattacaTGTGACTTTAATGATGATGTTCAAGCATTGTTTTTTGATTATCCTAGCTAATATTGTTAATGTACCCAATTTTGTGAATGGAAACTATTTTTTCCGAAAAAAGTTCATTGCGGTAATATATGGTTGACAGGAACGTTTATTTAATCACGTGATAATCCTTATTTTAAATAGAACGATTCGTTTTCTTTCAATGTCCTAATATGCGTGATATGCTGTTGATATTATGTGCTTTGTATTTTTAGAATTAATGGAGTTAACGTTGATGACATGAGCCAAataaaaaacttggaaaaagATGTTTCCGAAGTGGACGAATTTATTAACGGTAatacaaataaagaaaaagcacCTGAGGAGGTAAAAGATTCTGCGATGGAGAACAAATATGATAACCATGAAATACCTACAGAGGAGGAAACTCTTAAAGAGACGAAGACGCCCAAAGAGTTAGTATCACCTGAGGAAGAGAAAATACATCAGGAGGCGGAAACACCTAAGGAGAAGAAAACACATAAGGAGGAGCTCACAACTGAGGAAGAGGTCATGCCTAAGGAAACGAAAACACCTGTAGAGGATGTCACACCTAAGGAAGTGGACATACGTAACGAGGTGGAGCCACCAAAGGAGAACGAAACCTGTAAGCAGGTGAGccctgtggaaaaatctaaGGAGAAGGAAAAACTTAAGGAGGAGGAGGCAAAAGAATtagaaaacaaacttttaaacgAAGATTCCAGTGATGCAGGCACAGAAAGTGTGTTGGACGAGGATAATTTATTAAATAGTGATGACGACACTCTAATGATTGCTGAACAAGATGAAAAACCCCAGGAGGATAAAAAATGTACGTCTTCTGAGCCAGATTTGAGTTGTCAGGACAAAGCAGTTGATTCTCCATGTACTAAAGGCAAAGCAGAACTAAAACATGAAAATGATGGTATTAAGATAGAGGGTATTGAGAGCAAAGAAGAGAGCGATAAAGCTATATGTGAACCTTCTGTTGAAAATGTAAGCAAAAGTGCTCGTCACGAACAGGAAAGTGAAGTTTCCAAACCAGAGAATGGTTTAGATAAAACAGTTAAAACTGAGGAAAAAATGGATGTCGATGAGGACAAAGCAATTGCTGATGTAAACGATGAAAACGAGCTGCCAATGGAGATAATTCCTTCACCAGAACCCGTCGAAGTGAGCAAGAAAAAGCGAATTTCCGAACAAAAATCGAAAATAGAACGATTGAAAGAAGATTTACGATGTGAAGAAACCACATTAACTTTGTTGCGTAAACTTCTCGAGTCGCAGCGCGGTAAAAGTCTATACAAGTCATCGTCGAAACACGGCAACGTTGTTCCTAGTTTGCATCCTAAGCCACAACAAATCGCTCCTAAAAATCTGTCATCTTCCAAACCATCTTCGCTTCAATCTACTAAAGCTTCATCCAACGCAAGTCAACCTGTTCAAAAGTATTATATTCAAGTTGGAAACCAATTAGTTCCCGCCCCTCCGCCAGGCACCCCTGGGAGTGGACCAGTTTATCAATATGCAAATGGCACTTCGAATTCGCATTCAAGTTACCAAAGTCAGCCACTGTCTAAACCTCTTCCTCCGCCGAAACAAACTCCTGAACAAAAGCAAAATGCTGCCAAAGCTGCACTACGACGTCAATTAGAACAAACATTGTTGCAGATTCCACCGCCACGACCTCCGCCAGCCGACTGGAAAGCCATTCCTAATGTAAACAGTATGGATTTTATGATGTTAGTTGGCTTAGATGAAGTCGTTGACACCATACTTGACATGGATTTTAAACCTACTTTAAAGACTGCTTTAGAGGAGTTAACTCCTTATAACCCGCGTATTTGTTCGCAGTGCACGGTGGATTTTTCGCCATGTTGGAAAACAAAGGAGGGCGACGTGAAAGGTTTTGTGTTGTGCGAACGTTGTGCATTGCAAAATGTTAAGAAAGAATTAAAAGCGGAACACACATCTCGATTGAAATCAGCTTTCTTGAAAGCTTTAAAACAAGAACAAGAAatcgaagaaaaaataaaagcaggGGAAGACGTCAATATAGGTAATTTAACCGGCAACGAAAAATCTGACCGCGGCGTACAATCTCCGCAGCAGAGCTCTTCCCATGCTTCGTCGCCACAGCCACCAACATCTGTTCAGCAAACAGGTAGCCATGCTCCAACCCCTACCGAACGCCACCACCAGTCATCTAGTCACCACCACCGCCATCAAGTTGTACAACACTACCCTCACCCTCAATCGTTAGTTCAGCAGCTTCACCACCAACATATACAACAACAGCAGTTAGAAATGGAGCCAAGCTCGCGACACTCTTCGAGATGGCATCCGTACATTCCGCCATCTTCACACCACCACAGAGATCATCATCCAGTACACCACCGACCGTATGCGTCCTCTTCGTCATCTGTTGGGGAGGGAAGCCCTCATCAAGAATACTATGTTGTGCATCACCCACAACATGCTGGAGTGCGTTACCTAAATCGTTAACACTGGGCGCCAGTGATTTATGAGCTGATTTATAGTTGACTGGCAACCGCTGTTTGCTCCAGAAGCTCGATGATGTAGCAATGGGTAGGAACAACCAGTACAAATACGATGCAATGTTTAATATTTAAACGCATTAATGTGGTCGATGTTTTGGCTGAATAACATTTTGTACAATCAATCCCTAGGCGTAGACTATCGATAGAATTTATAAACAGATTTCCGAAACAAGGTTTTATGTCTCGTCACTGCTTTTGAGGAGAAAGATTTATTGATGTGTTGCGTGTAACTTTAGCTGACCTTGAATGCGGTGTCCTCGTGAAATGTAAATGCATAATTTAAGAcgttttaaatttaagttttatgTGTACACGCCCATGTCTCGAAATTCCTTGTTCCGTTTTGTCGTGAAACTCAGAAAAGGACTTTGTGTTGAGTTTTTGTCATCTTTAAGAATCATGTTGtagttgattaattttcgcgaattttagcCATATTCGCGAAAATATGTCTGCGCAAAAATTTTCAGTAAGATCGATTCGCGAAATTGCTGAAAAAAATGATATGCTAAAATTTATCgtgattttattattatttttttccttagtaaattttctcttttgtagttgttaaaaatattggtCAGCCTCTGTGATACGAGCATTTTGAATCTTATCCCAACaggtataaaaaatttaaaattgtaaaaaaattataaaatttacgaAAATAATTCTTcgtaaaaaaatgtgtaaatagCTCATTTGCGAGATATCTTCATAACCGATtcgcaaatatttattttcgcaaaattGCATTTAGCGAAAATAAGTATTCTCGAAAATTAATCAACTAAAATACTTTTAAGAACTTCAATTCTCATTTTTCAAGTATTCTATTccaaaaaaatatacttttctCATTCATAACAAGTAATCGGTTGCGTTTGTGTCTGAGAATTGATTTGCATCTGTGATGCTAGCCTTCTTTGTATCGGCGCTCGGTTTTTCGTGTCGCATTTACATGAAACATTTTCGGAGAtattacaacattttttttataaagaaaatgtatgaaattataaatgtacgATTATTTATCAATGTTGTTTCTTTATGTCTTGATATCTGTGCTCTTATATCGACCttgctgaaaaataattaaaaaatatgaccTGGGAACGTTTATTTGTTTCGCGTATTACTGCATTACCTTGTCAACGTAGTGGTTGGACAATCAGTTAAGCATTACAAGATTTATATTGAGACTTCTAAATTCGCCATAATCAGTTATATAAGTCCAggcataatataaaaaaggccGTTTTTTGTCTTTGTCTCGATATGACCAAACAGGGGCTGATGGGTTGCAAAGATTTTACTTTGGCAGAGGTGTAGGACTGACTGCCCCATAATGCACCTCCGCATTATGGAGCAATCCTCTCTATTACCCGGATACTGCTGAAATATTGTTAAATCTGAGCGTGGTGacgtaaagcaaaaaaaattgtcctTTTACGGATTGTCCCAAAAAGATATAACATCGTGGGTATAAACCTTTGCGGGTGGAGTAAAGGGCGGTTTCTATTACATGTGTTGGGTTAATGTTGTAGAACATACAGTCACGACTTTATTGAATATTAGTCAATAATCAACCCCGGgactttttgtcttttttaataaaaaaatagcctGGAGTCGAGGTAGGTCAAAAAGATCCGTTGAGACCTAAATGCATCCTGGTCAGGCCCCAAGTTGATGTTTTACACATAAATGCGTACTATATTCAAACTTAATTTGAGCAAAAAATTTTcaggaataaaaaattgcaagtATTTTGTGATATGCTTCCGGCGTACTAATTAGCCACCTGCATTGGGTTTTACTACTGCTCATAATATGCAGAGTCTTGTTATTCAGCGACGCCGAAAATCATCTCTTATCATCAAAGTcgtctctcatatcaaaaacgtAAAAAACCTCGAGACGTTGGTGACAGGGTCATTTCTATATCGGAATGGCGAGATCACGATCAGAAACAAAGTCGTGGGACGAAGTTGGATGACTTTGAGCAAGAGGTTAGCGTTGGTGTAAATGATTTCAAAATGCAAAACCAAAGTGAGAGAAACGATATTGCGTGGTAAAAAAGCTCTGATAACACCTAATAATAAGAAGGAGCCCGAAACACGAATTATGCTCATCCCCATCAGCGTTTCTAAGGTTTTCCTTCCTTATAGTTTCTGACTTGCGGCGTAACAAACTTGAGAACCTCAGGCGACGAAAGTTGCATAACATCGCAGGGCTTATTTACAATTATCAACAATATGTAATGAAACTGGCGgttgattttaaatttaaccGCCACAAGTGACCACATTGGTTGTTTCTATATTATGTCCTGCTAGCCACTTTGaatatttattataattattattattattatgtcccgcattttgaacttgtcaaagttcacttgtcagtCTTTAGGTAATTTGGTTAAGTCTTTAAAAAAGCTAACTGTTGCTGACGTAGTGCCGCGACTTTGATTATTTCGTTGTGCGGGCTCGCCAAAGAATTCCACACTAGCGAATATTTTACACGCTTTCTATCTAGCCTGGGCGGCTGTAGAGTAGTGATCACTTCACCTTTTTATCCATATTTAGAAAATGACtcctttgttttatttattattaattttgtttatcttttatgATTGTGTTGTGGTATTTTCCCGAGGTTGCTTTACTTACTATTATACAGAATAGGgcgtaaaatgtagttttagatcACGATCACCTCCTAAGCTTTCTTGTTTTGTAATATGACAGAAGGCAACAAAAATAAGCGTGTTCAAAAATAGCTTTGAggaaatttaagattttttacttttttgttgttgcgaaATTATAGCGGATAGAAAAAGTAATGTGGGGCGGTAAGAGCACTTTATCACACGCCCATCCGTGCAAATATCCATCTTGCATATTGGATTTTGCTGTCTTTGCAGTTTTCTTTCACAAAAGTCATTGTTGTAAAACACGACAAGAAAGAAGAGGGTGACtagtttttatagtttttgtgGCTCAAACAACAGAGTTGGCAGTTTGGTAGGGTTATATATTAtatgttttttgatattttatttattcagatCATTGATCAATATATACCAAGGGCTGTAGAACGGAAACAGGTCCCCTCTAAGTTGCGTTGCTCCAAGTTCtaggatagctagctagcctcacaaa belongs to Hydractinia symbiolongicarpus strain clone_291-10 chromosome 1, HSymV2.1, whole genome shotgun sequence and includes:
- the LOC130643913 gene encoding uveal autoantigen with coiled-coil domains and ankyrin repeats protein-like, whose product is MLYVSKQCFYISSFINVQERKVYVDNTMSASAEVATVEKLERNNSSLKPEVNTIDTSPIDLKNDKLYKKDLENGIHNTAARINGVNVDDMSQIKNLEKDVSEVDEFINGNTNKEKAPEEVKDSAMENKYDNHEIPTEEETLKETKTPKELVSPEEEKIHQEAETPKEKKTHKEELTTEEEVMPKETKTPVEDVTPKEVDIRNEVEPPKENETCKQVSPVEKSKEKEKLKEEEAKELENKLLNEDSSDAGTESVLDEDNLLNSDDDTLMIAEQDEKPQEDKKCTSSEPDLSCQDKAVDSPCTKGKAELKHENDGIKIEGIESKEESDKAICEPSVENVSKSARHEQESEVSKPENGLDKTVKTEEKMDVDEDKAIADVNDENELPMEIIPSPEPVEVSKKKRISEQKSKIERLKEDLRCEETTLTLLRKLLESQRGKSLYKSSSKHGNVVPSLHPKPQQIAPKNLSSSKPSSLQSTKASSNASQPVQKYYIQVGNQLVPAPPPGTPGSGPVYQYANGTSNSHSSYQSQPLSKPLPPPKQTPEQKQNAAKAALRRQLEQTLLQIPPPRPPPADWKAIPNVNSMDFMMLVGLDEVVDTILDMDFKPTLKTALEELTPYNPRICSQCTVDFSPCWKTKEGDVKGFVLCERCALQNVKKELKAEHTSRLKSAFLKALKQEQEIEEKIKAGEDVNIGNLTGNEKSDRGVQSPQQSSSHASSPQPPTSVQQTGSHAPTPTERHHQSSSHHHRHQVVQHYPHPQSLVQQLHHQHIQQQQLEMEPSSRHSSRWHPYIPPSSHHHRDHHPVHHRPYASSSSSVGEGSPHQEYYVVHHPQHAGVRYLNR